The nucleotide window CTAACTAAATGAAAACGACATTAACTTGTGATAAAATCCTTGAGAAAATTTAATCGACTTACATTTTCACAAACTCTTGATTCTCATACTTTGAATAGCGTTGCGTAATAAAAACTAAAGGTACCGCACATTGCTTTTTGATACATTGAAAAATGTCACTAGACCATCATGGTTTTCCGTTTTCTGGGCTCGCGCTATAACGTTTTTAAAAGCCATTGATCAAGCATGATCGTGTTTTACGTTGTGGCTGTACCTCCGTGTAAGGAAGCGACACCAAACGATAAACGTATGCACCGTTTTCGTAAATGCATCTTGCACATCCAACGAAATTTGAATGGCAAGAGAGAGATTGTGAGATAAGTATGTAGTATAGAAGTGGGAATATTCCAATCAGTAGATTAGTCAACgtacatttataatatatttataatatataataggtCAAGTTTTACAAGATTAATCGGTCGCAGTGCGCTCTGTTGTGTTCGAAATGAAAATTAGCGggaaaattaatggaaacatACATAttcaaaaacaaaaatataatatatatgtgtcCTTCGTAAAttctaacaaataatttatacaaaattttttaGACAAAACGTACTATTCGTTGACGTTTGACAAAAAAGTGTATACATAATATATCATTTTCACGACAGCCTACAATTgtcttatataatatacaactaCTTATAAATACaacttaatatattaattaattaattattatatatattaataaataattaatatacaacTACTTATTAGGAATCAGATCTCCCAGTATCTTGACCGCTTTACGACTTTCTTCCAGGAGAGTAAGAGTAGCAGAATTAATGGATTTCCATTGGCAATCTATCGGAATTGTCCAATTTCATTTGTGAGGTCTCCTCTCTGCCACTTAGATCAGATTCCAAGCAGAATCCCCATTGGACACAGTAGACACCAATGGACACACTGGCGTTGAGTGCAAATTCCACGAACGGTCAGGAAGTTGGGAGGTCTGTTAGGAATTCTCTGTGCTTCGGACACCATTTTGGTGTTTCGTGCCCAGTCGTATCGAGCATTCATAGTAGAAACAAAGTATACAAAATACTCGATTCTTACTAATTATAAGTCGAAGTTCGTGAATTATCGTGGTTAGAATTTGAAACCGCCTCTGTTAAAATCAATACAATTGATAATTTACTGTTTATTCACTGTTATAATTGACTGCTAATATACGATATGTTCTCGTCAATCCAAAAATGTAAGTACGTCACCTTACCATGGGTTATCGCAACACGAGAAGGTGCACGCGTTTCGATCGGAATCCCCCGAGTTATAGGATTAGACTGACATGTCACGTGACAATCGTGTTGGTCATCGTATAAACGCGATGAAAATCGATTCGAAAAGATTACATAAATTGCTGTCCGACTTTTGTTTACTTTATCGATGGTCTTATCGTTGGAATTGATAACGTTAAGAATCATCATCGGCCTCGGATTTTCGGCTACCGAACGGCTAAATCGCGTATAATGAAACGAATAACGGATATTTTCGCTATATCTCGAGGTACCGACGTGAAAGTAATTACGGGAATTGTGAGTAACGAGCGGAGGCAGCGTTggaggagaaagagaaaaactGGCGTAGGAGCGAGCGCGAGTGCAAGTGTGAGAACGGGAGCGAGTGCAAGAGCTAGAGCTTGTGTGTACCTTTGTGTAAACGACGGTTGCGCGCCCGAAGAGAAACGAGACGAAACGAAGGATTCGATGAACACGTCAACGAAAAGCGTGGCAGATATCGGTTAGAACGGTGGACGGACCATTGAACAGCACTTACTCTCTGTATCGGAATCAATTTGCATTCTGCCGTACTTTAATCGAGCGCATTTCGTCGAGTGCTCGAAACAAAGTGaacagaaagaagaagaagaagcgacAAGGAAAAAAGAGGAACGAAGCGAGCAAGCGAACAAgcaagaaagaaaaatataggAGGAAAAGGGATGATGTTAAGGTTATGCCGAAGTACGTTCCATGACACGTGACACGTTAGATATTTTTGCGAGAATCTATTAGTTACGTGATAGCGAGAAAAGGTGAACGTGAACGAGAAGAAAATCTTCGGATGTCAGTCGGTCGTTCGGTATGCCGGGGAATCAACAGAACGTTGTATTTCAGCGGGTCGGTTCCGCCCTGTTTTACGGGTTGTCGTCTCTAATGATCACTGTCGTGAATAAAACGGTGTTGACGTCGTTCGAATTCCCATCGTTCCAAGTGCTCGGCATAGGGCAAATGCTGGCGACGATCGTGTTGTTGTCGGGCGCGAAGAAGCTGCGCTATGTCGAGTTTCCTAACCTAGAAGTGGCAACGTTCGCGAAGATATGGCCGTTGCCAGTGATTTACATCGGTAACATGATCTTCGGATTGGGCGGCACGAAGCAGCTCAGCCTACCGATGTTCACCGCTCTGAGACGATTTAGCATTCTGATGACGATGATCGCCGAGTACTATATCCTGGGAGCGAAGGCGCGCGTTTCCGTTCAGTTGAGCGTCTACACGATGATCGTCGGTGCGGTGGTGGCGGCCTTGAACGACCTCGCTTTCAATCTCGAAGGTTACATGTTCATCCTGTTGAACGACCTGTTCACGGCCGCGAACGGCGTCTACATGAAGAAGAAGCTGGAATCGAAGGAGCTGGGAAAATACGGATTGATGTACTATAACTCGTTGTTCATGATCCTTCCTGCGGTCGCGATCGCTTCCTGGATGGGAGACGCGCGCTCGACCCTCGAGTTCCCCCACTGGGACAATGTTTTCTTTATCCTACAGTTCGGGCTTTCCTGCGTGATGGGCTTCGTGCTTTCTTACAGTATGATCCTCTGTACGCTGCACAACTCCGCCTTGACCACCACTATAATCGGCTGCTTGAAAAATATATGTGTCACGTATCTCGGCATGATCGTCGGCGGCGACTACATATTCACGTGGCTGAACTTTATCGGACTGAATCTGAGCGTGATCGGTAGCCTGGTCTATACGTGGGTGACATTCCGGAGGAAAGAATCGTTGGAACCAAAATATTCTCCGCTCGGCCAAGATCAACCGAGCAGAGCTCAGAACGTGTGATTTTAGCAGACGATATGTCGCGTCCTTCTCTTCTCGTCCTTGTCTTTCGTCTCTTTCGTCTTCGTACTCTCTGTCTTCGTTTTCCGTCTCGACACGTTGCCCGTTCATTTTTTTGTCGTCGATTCCTTATTCTCGCTCGGAGCATTTCGATCCTTTCGTTCAGTTCCCTTTCTCCGTCGTTGCTTGCAAACAACTCCCAACACAGCAAACGGGTTTTCGAGAAGAAAAGAAATCTGAGAATAAATCGGAAGACTGCGAATGCATGTTTGCGCGTATGTTTGCGATGATGAGAGAGTAACGGTGGGGATGGGGAGGGgggagaaaaagaaaagcagagcaCAACGAGACGAGCATCATACCAAAGCAAAAAAAGGCCATAGTTCTCGGATCGAGGCGAACGCCGAGGGTTCGCCGGTGTAAATTACGTCGATTAGTAGTAAAATTACCTtgtaaatagtataatatagccGATAATAGTGTTCGTACGTTTCTAGGGGCAAAACCAATGATCGTCGATATGTACAGAGCATGTACAGAGAACCTGTGTACAGAACGTGTACAGAAAAGTTTTATCGAAATAAATTCTAATGATATAGAGTAGTATGATCTCGATCGTTATTGTCCTCGATCGGTTTCAGGCGGCTCTGTTCGAAGGTTTTTCGGCGACGCCTCGTTCGCGAAGAGTTACGCGATggatcgcatcgatttgacgcCGTTGCAGCGCGCGGTTTTGACCATGGGCGCCGCCGCGATATCCTTCACGAATCCGTTTCGCGGCGACATGATCGCCTGTCTAGGAGAGACTACCGGATCCGAAGCTCTCGTCCACTGCCGTCAACAGATGCTGGCTACCGCCGAGGGACGACGCATTCTCGATGAACAACCACGCATCTCCACCGCCACGGTCGATCTCGACGCGTTGAAACGCTTGCCAAAGGGGACCGTCGGCAGAACTTATCGTGAATTTTTGGACGCGAACGTAAGCCCCGAGATTCGGCACACGCGTCCCGATATCTTATCACTTTATCgaccggtcgtggttgaggtaGTCGCTCGGTAAGACCTGGCCTAGTCGCGCGCGTATTTGCTCCCAGTagcggctaaattttcgctattcattgtgttgtgctgatttcttaaaaaataataataataataatagtaataataataatgtataataataataataattattattattatattattattattattataattcataagaatattattattcataaggatatggggaggttaGTAtacagctactaacaaaacagtaaagaaacgaaaaccgtcgatagctaaaagccgactaacactatgccgtccggtgacaccacgctggtgccatgcaaaaactatctgttgtatgccggtggtaccactttggtgccattttaaaaaactgaaataaaatttgaactatatttcttgggtgttaaaaggcagcaaactaactatagcattgtgcttatttaactaagaattaagtacgaaaattcttggacgacatatcttaattttaggaatttatattaccgccatcttcgaaattttttttttaaatctaaaattttcaagctattatgccggcgtcaaacaaaagaatcatatctaagatgtGCGGACGGGATAATGTTAATAGGCTATCTGTCGagaagcattggcaatcgaaaagccgattaataggctagcggtcgataaacattggcaatcgaaaagccgattaaccagttaactgtggcgaTTTCTTTGCAAAGCGTCCGCCAGTGTGTGTCGCGATAAGCTCTCGTGTCGCGACGAGTTAGCTGTCAGGAAGTTATGAATCCAactcaaattatttataattttcatttgtttgtttcatttcgTCTTGACCTCTGAACATTtcaaacatattaaaatttacgaatataattcagttttcgccagaattacaatttaaatatcgaattgtaacaaaattttacgaacGGACGAATATAATCGTCACGACACAAAATTCTGCCGCATCTCCATCACGGATATAGTCGTCAAACACACTTAACTGgttaataggctagcggtcgataaagtgtcaTCAAAGAATCTTGTCGCAGAATTTCCTTTCTCGCATGGAATACCCTACTAGCTATAGTTCCAAAGTTGTTCGGCCAAGTGTATGTCTAGTTACCGTGATCAAACTCGGAAGATCATTTCCACCTGTTCAGTAGGCAGGGTGGTCGACGAAAAAAAGAGAATGAATTTAACCTCGCCGTGATGCCATGTTAGTGTCGAAGAATGGAAAAATCGTAAGGTTCCTCTTTTGCAGAATGTGTCGCCCGACTCGAGACCGTTGGTCAGGTTCGTCGAAGATACCGAATTGGCGTACGTGATGCAACGGTACCGGGAGACGCACGATATTTATCACGCGTTGCTACTGATGCCGACCACCATGCTTGGAGAGGTGGCCGTCAAGTGGATAGAAGCGTTGCAATTCCGTTTGCCGATGTGCTTAACCGGAGCGATATTCGGCGCGTATCGGTTGCGTCCAAGGTAACAGCGATATAGGATTACACGCGACAGTCGTCGgccattaacacgttgaatgtcacgagggtcaccggtgaccgacgCTTAACTTGTCGGTGACGCCATGgaggccaccggtgaccggcgctcaacttggcggtgacgcctaTGGGGGCcatcggtgaccggcgcgccaaaattgatagaaatatatacagagtgtcccaaaaatgtctcgcaatccgaaagtaggggattcctgaggtgattcgaagaaactttttccttagcgaaaatgcaatttgcggcttcgtttacaagttattaacgaaaaacagtgaccaattagaGGTGAGATCAttcggcgcgagacggccgagtcaatgagcggaactgggctccgcgcactcgttggctgggccgccgcgcggcagccgagctcgcctcttattggtcagtgtttttcgttaataactcgtaaacgaagcctcggagaaaattttcgcaaagggaaaagttgcttcaaatgacctcggaaatctcccatttccggattgcgagacattttcgggacaccctgtatagtttaaaagaaatgtcaatatctaaaattttgtatcattaccatcgtcaattcaaactgtgatccccgtcgcaattaacatgtcaaacatggttatacactgtaacttatctattgcagataatatttcaacattatatgtgtATCGCAGAatagaaaattcatcgtggcgccacgggaaatttctgtaaaaccgtggcgtggcattcaacgtgttaagaaaaGCTGTGTACGATAAAAGAGCACCGCGCGGATTTCAGGCAGAGGAAGATGTATCTCCGTTATCATCTTCCGTGGGCCATTCGAACCGGGAACGACGCGAAATTCTTATTGGGAGTTTACTTCGAGGAACGTTGGGAGCAGCCCCTCGAGGAGTTCCATCGGGAAATGAATATCGAGTCGCTGGTCGAACTTCAAGAGAAACCGAGCGAGTCCGAGTAGACCACGTGACTGTTCGATTAGGCAGCGATGCGACACAGCTTTACGGATGGTATAACAATGTTTATTCGTAACGTCGTAACGTtggaaatatgaagaatataatttttataatgatGGAATATACGAGTGCGACTTGTATTACAAATTTCGATACTAATTGTAACCGTAAATAGAAAGGATTGTTCGATAGAAGAGGACGCGCGAACGCGCTACGTCGACACGGTTGATTATCGATCGTCGTTTCGAACGATCGTGATCTTTCATATGTTCGCCGAACCGATCGATAATTGCCGCGCGACGTGCGTAGAATACACGTGTCGCTCGGGTCGATGAAACAACGACTTGCGAAATTGATTGTCTCGTTTCGTTTGCAGGCGACGCGCGCGAATCGCGAATTGTCTAGTTAAAAAATCCTTGAAAGAAACCGTGTTTCACTGACACGGTCGACCGAGCAGCGCGCGTTTTCGCGGAAGTTTTCCATgcttttcgtttcgtttccggtcgaaacgaacgaacccTTAGCCTAGTCGAAAGCTTAAAAACGTAataggaaacatcgattcttccgcgAAACCGAGATTAAAATAACTTCCTCCTTGCGCCGTGGCCTCTCGAGAATCCGCGAAATCTTATTCTACTTACACGATAATCGTATATCATAGGTGCGACCAGTTGAGCACACATTGATACTGATACCGATAACAATAACGATATCGAGAAACGTTCCCGGAAATGTAGCCGGTTACTGATAACCAGGGTCGCCGacaaaaatacagtaatgtctcccttactgacgctcaggttgtgcacagaaatacagtaatgtctctaattgacgctgagattgcgcacgaaaatggacaatttggaaagaggagaacgattattcgagccttgcgatttatttttatagttacgaattgtctacgatcataaaaatgaaccgcaagcataaaaaaatcgtatctcctcttcccaaattgtccatttttgtggccaatctcagcgtcaattagagagacattaccgtacaccATTCGTATAATTGAACGGTATTTCAAAGataatcaaattaatgcaatgaaATGCCCTGCTCGCTCTCCAGGCAGAAATGCTTCGGGCAAAAAGTGTGCAAAACTGAGAAGATTGATAACGAATTCTTGAAAagtattaatattgttaataaaatattaacattGCACTTTTCAAAACTAACGTCGAAtatgaaaatgaacaaatttcatGCGTGTCCAGTAAAATTGGAACACCGCAATTATGAAGCATGATAATATACTTTCATATTTTCGAATACAGGAATTCTCTTTCGatatgcagtaatgtctctctaattgacgctgagattgcgcacgaaaatggacaatttgggaagagtagatgcgattattcgagctttgcggttcgtttttatagccacgaattgtcaacgattataaaaacgagctgcaaggctcgaacgatcgtgtctcctcttcccaaattgttcatttttgtgcacaatccgagcgtcagtaagggagacattactgtagacaatttgggaagaggagatacgattatccgaaccttgcgactcgtttttatagttgtataCAATCGATAACAATAAAAAatgagcaacaaggctcgaacaatcgtatcttttcttccaaaattgtcgatttttgtgtacaatctaagcgtaaattagagagacattactgtattggctGTTCGAGCACGGTCGGGAAAGGTTTTTGCCACGTGTACGAGCACCTTGTGTATGCGAGGTAATATTGCGACGAAAACATTGTGTAGCGGCGGATTTACGATTTTGTAGGCTGACAGATTTTTTCTAGTCGATTCTCGTTCGACGACGAACTCTCTTTAGTGCCGTATCACTCGATAGGCGCGGAGCATGATTTGCGAGAACCTATTCTACCGATCGCCGAAGTTAACGTTGCCATTGATAAATCCGCCATTGATTGTACGGCGCGAGAACGAGAAGCGTGAGTGCGCGTTCGCGAACCAATCGGATTGCCGGCGATAATTTGAAAGCGCAATCATTGTCGCGCACACGATTAGACGAGAGCACGAggatacaataatgtctctgtaattgacgcccagattgtccacaaaaatggacaattttggaagaggagataccattgtATTGAGAtaccttgtggctcgtttcttATGGTTTTAtggattatcaacaactataaaaacaagccgcaaggcttgaataatcgtatctcctcttcccaaattgtccatttttgtggacaatccgagcgtcaattagggagacattacttggTAACATTATCAAAACTTCGTATCCCTCGGTGACGGCGAACTTACTCGTTAGACAATTTACATGTATTTCTATATGTATACTTGTACGTACACGCATATATATACGTAAAGACCAGAGTCCATAGTAAATCTAGTTGAGCATTACGAGTCGATGGCCAGAACATCCTGGAGCGACGCATCGATTTGTACGAGAATCTCGCGAGAAAGTCTTGAAGTCTTGCGTTACCGAAAGAAGAGAGGAGCGGCGACGGATGGTCGAGGATCAGGAGTCGAGAGAAATTGGTCATTTCTCTTTGTTCCTCGTCTTCGGCCGTGGAATGGTACCGCGCGTATATAGAGACAGAGAGGAAGACAGAGTGGAAGACGGAGGGAGAGACAGGAGGAAGCTGGACGAGCATAAAAAAGATAAATTTACATACACGAAACAGGATGCATCTTAGCTGATTGTAACCGATTTTGGTCCGCGCGAATCGCGACCGAGTGCCCCGCGACTTCAAACGTGCGCCAGTTTCTCGAGATAACGATTCATTTCTTCGAAGGTAGGCCTGTCCTCGGTTCGTTTGCTCCAACATTCGTTCATAACGCGATAGAGATCGTCGGAGCAGTAATTAGGCCTCGGCAGAACTCGCGGCTGATATTTTTCGTCGACGTTGATTAGGCCGTTTCCGGTCCCGGTTCCGTTTCCATCCGCGTTCCCTTGATACCAGCGGTTGTGATTCTCGAGAACCTGCTCCGACGTTAGATGCGAATACGGAATTTCTGTACAGCTCGTCAATATCTCCCAGATCGTTACGGCGAACGACCAAATGTCCGCTCGGCAGCTTCGCGTGCTCtgtaaacaaacaaaaaaaaaacgttcGTGAACGTGCACCGTCGGTAATCGTGACGCAGCGTTTTCGATAACAccgtccgacaaaatcaaacttttttttctgatttcctatagccactatgaaattcttgtagagcttcactcccccatatagtatactatttagtattatatatactatactatagtaatatagtatacta belongs to Megalopta genalis isolate 19385.01 chromosome 1, iyMegGena1_principal, whole genome shotgun sequence and includes:
- the LOC117223782 gene encoding ubiquinone biosynthesis protein COQ4 homolog, mitochondrial encodes the protein MPGNQQNVVFQRVGSALFYGLSSLMITVVNKTVLTSFEFPSFQVLGIGQMLATIVLLSGAKKLRYVEFPNLEVATFAKIWPLPVIYIVSGGSVRRFFGDASFAKSYAMDRIDLTPLQRAVLTMGAAAISFTNPFRGDMIACLGETTGSEALVHCRQQMLATAEGRRILDEQPRISTATVDLDALKRLPKGTVGRTYREFLDANNVSPDSRPLVRFVEDTELAYVMQRYRETHDIYHALLLMPTTMLGEVAVKWIEALQFRLPMCLTGAIFGAYRLRPRQRKMYLRYHLPWAIRTGNDAKFLLGVYFEERWEQPLEEFHREMNIESLVELQEKPSESE